The sequence AGGAAGCTGGAAATCTTATTTACTGCAACACCCAAACCGTAATATGTTCTAAAAACTTCTTTGAGAGATGCGACAGATGGAGATGTTTCGATTTCTTCGGGCTTCATTTTCATAATGATTACAATAGCATTTTCGTATAAAATTGAATGAGCTGTGAAGATGTTTGCGGGCAAAACTTTGGTATACCCAACTAAATCGATATCCAAAGATTTGATATACTCTTCTAATTGTACAAAATCATCATCTGAAATAGTAATATTGCCTTTTTTTGGATTTTTTTTGATAGAGGAGGCACTGATTTTATTTTCCCATATAGTGCGAGTCATGGTCGTTGCTACGGGGAGGTGCATCTTTATAAAAGCTGATAATCCACCGGGGCTATGTTTTTTGCATAAATCTACAGTATCAATATAGTCTTTGCTGTTTTCATCTGAATGAATTAAAGTATCATCTTTTTGTACATATTTTTTGATTGTTGGAAACAGGCTCATAATGTTTTGCTCCTTAACTTTGTTATATGGGGATAACGATTTTTAGAATATAATAAATGATATGCATAAAGCTAATATGAAGCGCATAAAAAAATAACTGCCCCAGATTATAGGGCAGATGTTTGCTTCGCTTTTCGTTTATCTATGCTTAAACCAAAAACTTCCAAAGCCAATCGGTATTAGTAATATCTTGCTGATAATTTGAATGCAACACGAGATGCTGCAAAGGAGAAGGAATAACGCCCTGGTTGAGAGCGTTCCACTCCTGTACATTGTGAGAAACAGTAATAACCTTGAGACTAGCAGGTAGGGAGATGCGAGTGAGTCGACTACACTTTAGAAAGATTTTTTCGCCAACTAGAGTAACGCCCTCAGATAATGCCACTTCGGATAAGCTGGAGCAATAGGTCAAACATACTATTATTTATACTGATAACGCCTATAGCACAAAATACTGCTACTATTGGAAATAAAAGGTACTTAGGGATATCGATTATTTTGGCCATAAATCGAATGGTTGTGGCTTGGTATAAATACATAAAAATGTTGGCAACAAATACAATTAAGATAATAGTTCTAAATAGTTCTGGTTGCTGCATGCTAAGAGTGGGGCCTGGAGTAAGTCCTTGAAGTGCTATTGCTCCCATTATAATAGCAGTGACTGTATCGCCGGGTACTCCTAAAGCAAGCATTGGCACAAGTGCTCCGCCAGTTGTTGCATTATTAGCGCTTTCACAAGAGTATATACCTGCCTCATGACCTGTTCCAAATTTTTCTGGAGTTTTTGAGCTACGTTTAGCTTGTTCGTATGAAATAAGACCAGCGGCCCCACCACCCATTCCGGGTAAGATGCCAATTGCAGTTCCTAAAAAACTCCCCTGAAGCATAACTTTAAAGTTCTTTTTAATAGAAGATAAT is a genomic window of Candidatus Epulonipiscium viviparus containing:
- a CDS encoding 4Fe-4S binding protein → MSLFPTIKKYVQKDDTLIHSDENSKDYIDTVDLCKKHSPGGLSAFIKMHLPVATTMTRTIWENKISASSIKKNPKKGNITISDDDFVQLEEYIKSLDIDLVGYTKVLPANIFTAHSILYENAIVIIMKMKPEEIETSPSVASLKEVFRTYYGLGVAVNKISSFLREKGFNAMAGPAMEGDTNYVALAENAGLGAIGKHGMLITDKDYGPSLRIAVVYTDIENLPFATQNEHLWIKDFCKKCGKCARNCPAQAINDQYVDETKCILPFSEQHGCGVCLKSCTFFSKDYATIKALVDKQKAKQTSAL